Proteins encoded together in one Benincasa hispida cultivar B227 chromosome 1, ASM972705v1, whole genome shotgun sequence window:
- the LOC120088222 gene encoding uncharacterized protein LOC120088222: MAEFNGGYGDSFSSPPDQEAISTGKKYGGLVPRKKPLISKDNERAFFDSADWALCKQGAPGGYQNTMAMFETLRPKFQRTQRQQLPPRRPGCTSGQDNLVLED, from the exons ATGGCAGAGTTCAATGGTGGGTATGGGGACAGCTTCTCTTCACCCCCTGATCAGGAg gcaatttccACGGGGAAGAAGTACGGAGGGTTGGTGCCAAGGAAGAAACCCTTGATTTCAAAG GATAATGAAAGAGCATTCTTTGATTCAGCAGACTGGGCCCTATGCAAG CAAGGAGCTCCTGGAGGGTATCAAAATACAATGGCAATGTTTGAGACTCTGCGACCGAAATTTCAG aGAACCCAACGCCAACAACTTCCACCACGGCGACCTGGCTGCACGTCTGGACAAGACAACCTAGTACTG gaagATTGA